The following are encoded together in the Peromyscus leucopus breed LL Stock chromosome 1, UCI_PerLeu_2.1, whole genome shotgun sequence genome:
- the LOC114684494 gene encoding vomeronasal type-1 receptor 1: MGAGKLETGIIFLLQTGVGILGNSSLLCFYNISFFIGHKLRSTDLILNQLAFANSLVLFFKGIPQTIVAFGWKDFLDDVGCKLAIYWCRVGMAVSLNTICLLNGFQLIKLNPGIWSWMEVKIRSLKFIVFCCFLCWILHIVLNSFIPVLVSSPRGRQNLSLESNYRYCFWEMPDHYNPLYTVLLYYSPDFLGLAFIMWASISMVILLHRHKKQVQYIHNQALSKSRQNHEARATRTILILVTSFFAFYSIYNALTIWTTLTVKTSYWMMNSSVFLSTCFPALSPFVIIISDTRISRLCFGCCLKTKCLSD; this comes from the coding sequence ATGGGTGCTGGAAAATTGGAGACGGGAATTATCTTCCTCCTTCAGACTGGAGTTGGGATCCTTGGAAATTCCTCCCTCCTTTGCTTTTACAACATCTCTTTCTTCATTGGACATAAATTGAGATCCACAGATCTAATTCTGAACCAATTAGCATTTGCCAACTCCTTGGTCCTTTTCTTCAAAGGGATACCTCAAACAATAGTGGCCTTTGGATGGAAAGATTTCCTGGATGATGTCGGATGTAAACTAGCCATTTACTGGTGCAGAGTGGGCATGGCTGTTTCCTTGAAcaccatctgcctcctgaatggATTCCAGCTCATTAAGCTCAACCCTGGTATTTGGAGTTGGATGGAAGTCAAGATTAGATCTCTAAAGTTCATTGTCTTCTGCTGCTTTTTGTGCTGGATCTTACATATTGTATTAAATTCATTCATTCCTGTTCTAGTGAGTAGCCCACGGGGTAGGCAGAATCTCAGTTTAGAAAGTAATTATAGGTATTGTTTCTGGGAAATGCCAGATCACTATAACCCATTGTATACAGTCCTCCTATATTATTCCCCTGACTTTTTGGGTCTGGCTTTCATAATGTGGGCCAGCATCTCCATGGTCATTTTACTACACAGACACAAGAAGCAAGTACAATATATTCACAACCAAGCCCTCTCCAAGTCTAGACAAAACCATGAAGCCAGAGCCACACGCACCATCCTGATTTTGGTGACCTCCTTCTTTGCCTTTTATTCAATCTATAATGCTTTGACCATCTGGACAACCTTAACTGTAAAaaccagttactggatgatgaACAGCTCTGTGTTTTTGAGTACATGTTTCCCAGCATTAAGCCCCTTTGTGATCATCATCAGTGACACCAGAATCTCTAGGTTATGCTTTGGCTGTTGCCTGAAGACCAAGTGTCTTTCTGATTAG